A single genomic interval of Paludisphaera mucosa harbors:
- a CDS encoding ParA family protein — translation MLVVTLLNQKGGVGKTTCTHHLSGALAGPLGRRVLVVDADPQASLSQGWFGPAGTRAMPPEETIAEIFAGRLPYPDQVIRPTPLAGVSILPGSRAAAEWNDSRPLLLPRESRESLRDFLAQVEDDFDIVLVDPPPNLYGASFAALAASDALLVPLQPEDYGAQGIADVLDSLDAVRGEGYPVELLGYLLTMVAPARALHREYEASLRAAYGEQVFAARLPMRPEFPEAVAHRKTVHQYKPKSAAAKAVLAVAEELLARAAGTSPIAEGVAA, via the coding sequence GTGCTCGTCGTGACTCTATTAAACCAGAAGGGCGGCGTCGGGAAGACGACCTGCACCCACCACCTCTCGGGGGCCCTCGCTGGGCCGCTGGGGCGGAGGGTGCTCGTCGTTGACGCCGATCCTCAAGCCTCGCTTTCCCAGGGGTGGTTCGGCCCCGCCGGAACCAGGGCGATGCCCCCTGAGGAGACGATTGCCGAGATCTTCGCGGGCCGCCTCCCCTACCCCGATCAGGTGATCCGGCCGACGCCGCTGGCCGGCGTGTCAATCCTGCCGGGGAGCCGTGCCGCGGCCGAGTGGAACGACTCCCGCCCGTTGCTCCTGCCTCGTGAGTCGCGGGAATCGCTGCGCGACTTCCTCGCCCAGGTTGAGGACGACTTCGATATCGTCCTCGTTGACCCGCCACCGAATCTGTACGGCGCCTCCTTCGCCGCCCTCGCCGCCTCTGACGCGCTACTGGTCCCACTCCAGCCGGAAGACTACGGCGCCCAGGGGATCGCGGACGTCCTAGACTCGCTGGACGCCGTCCGCGGCGAAGGGTATCCCGTCGAGTTGCTCGGCTACCTGTTGACGATGGTCGCGCCCGCCAGAGCCCTCCACCGCGAGTACGAGGCGAGCCTCCGCGCCGCGTACGGGGAGCAGGTCTTCGCCGCACGCCTGCCGATGCGGCCGGAATTCCCCGAGGCCGTCGCCCACCGGAAGACGGTGCACCAATACAAGCCGAAGAGCGCGGCGGCTAAGGCCGTCCTGGCCGTGGCCGAGGAGTTGCTGGCGCGGGCCGCCGGCACGTCCCCCATCGCGGAAGGAGTCGCGGCGTGA
- a CDS encoding replication initiator protein A, whose amino-acid sequence MNLAEYPIALLADRAPAGIKTVVYHDKDETVTITGSDLLGLPTALDVDVIIGLLHLTKKKNNYESTTLHFTRYELMKVLGWPDRGFYYERLTESLNRWVGVTLIYKKSWWDNDTKTKGNYSFHILEAATVIEQEQRRGCRTRQIAPPPSTIRWSSEFFKSFQANNLKKLDLKVYFSLKSSISKQLYRFLDKRFYKKSEWTFDLRTLACEHVGMSRNYECWRLKQKLQPAIDELTEAGFLKGMDSEERFAQTGRGQWSVTFARSGVPVTAPQALPADGVGDGEEPSELQSELVARGVSSKTARELVTGFPEERVRAQIEQVDWLKKKGTRKILDLGAYLTKAVRDDYSRPEGFVSKAEKAEQQRAMNERRKLEAAEARRKREHARRCDEANAQVREYWDGLSAEGRDALDREAVAAADPEFVKVYEQTAVRGGSLAASLFRLSIRNPFIRTTLGLPQDDASE is encoded by the coding sequence ATGAATCTCGCCGAATACCCCATCGCCCTGCTCGCCGACCGGGCCCCCGCGGGTATTAAGACTGTCGTCTACCACGACAAGGATGAGACGGTCACCATCACCGGGAGCGACCTGCTCGGGCTCCCGACCGCCCTCGACGTCGACGTCATTATCGGCCTGCTGCACCTCACGAAGAAGAAGAACAATTACGAGAGCACGACGCTGCACTTCACGCGATACGAGCTCATGAAGGTCCTTGGCTGGCCCGACCGGGGCTTTTACTACGAGCGGCTTACCGAGTCGCTCAACCGCTGGGTGGGGGTCACGCTGATCTACAAGAAGTCCTGGTGGGACAACGACACGAAGACGAAGGGCAACTACAGCTTCCACATTCTCGAGGCGGCGACCGTCATCGAGCAAGAGCAACGCCGTGGCTGCCGGACCCGGCAAATCGCCCCGCCCCCCTCGACGATTCGATGGAGTTCCGAGTTCTTCAAGAGCTTCCAGGCGAACAATCTGAAGAAGCTCGACCTGAAGGTCTACTTCTCGCTGAAGAGCTCCATTTCGAAGCAGCTCTACCGGTTTCTCGACAAGCGGTTCTACAAGAAGTCCGAGTGGACTTTCGACCTCCGGACGCTCGCCTGCGAGCATGTGGGGATGAGCCGCAATTACGAGTGCTGGCGGCTCAAGCAGAAGCTCCAGCCCGCCATCGACGAGCTCACGGAGGCGGGATTCTTGAAGGGGATGGATTCCGAGGAGCGGTTCGCCCAGACGGGCCGGGGCCAATGGAGCGTCACATTCGCGCGGAGCGGAGTTCCCGTCACGGCCCCTCAGGCCCTCCCCGCCGACGGCGTCGGCGATGGGGAAGAGCCGAGCGAGCTGCAGTCGGAACTCGTTGCCCGCGGCGTGTCCTCCAAGACCGCGAGGGAGCTCGTCACGGGCTTCCCCGAGGAGCGGGTGCGGGCCCAAATCGAACAGGTCGACTGGCTCAAAAAGAAGGGGACGAGGAAGATTCTCGATCTCGGTGCCTACCTGACCAAGGCCGTCCGGGACGATTACTCGCGGCCGGAGGGCTTCGTCTCGAAGGCCGAGAAGGCCGAGCAGCAGAGGGCAATGAACGAGCGGCGGAAGCTCGAGGCCGCGGAGGCCAGGCGGAAGCGTGAGCACGCGAGGCGGTGCGACGAGGCTAACGCCCAGGTCCGCGAATATTGGGACGGGCTCTCGGCCGAGGGGCGGGACGCCCTCGACCGGGAAGCGGTCGCCGCGGCCGACCCGGAGTTCGTGAAGGTCTACGAGCAGACGGCGGTCAGGGGAGGGTCGCTTGCGGCGTCCCTCTTCCGGCTCTCCATCAGGAACCCGTTCATCAGGACCACGCTCGGCCTTCCCCAAGACGACGCGAGCGAGTGA
- a CDS encoding ParB/RepB/Spo0J family partition protein, with product MSKSEELKAISGNLRESIGLFERGPAAPAPQARERVGKHAGVTRALDVAVIETGRIQPDTDQPRTEFDPEALERLAESLKTRGQLQPIQVRWDEGRGAYVIILGERRWRAAQLAGLATIRAVIRDGTLGDKEKLALQLVENCLREDLSPMEQARAFRSLMDRQGWTQEKLSEELAVSRTAIVRALSLLKLPAEIQDRVEQGGLAPSAAHEIAKLEDPTEQVRLAEETVRQGLGQKDLAARVKRTPKGKPKAPKVPVRVVLKAQGFRVEVSRKAGVPSEAIEPLLLALLDQLRVGKAGEDQEAA from the coding sequence GTGAGCAAGTCCGAAGAGCTGAAGGCAATCTCGGGGAACCTGCGCGAGTCGATCGGCCTCTTCGAGCGCGGCCCCGCCGCCCCGGCGCCGCAGGCCCGAGAGCGGGTCGGTAAGCACGCCGGGGTGACCCGGGCCCTGGACGTAGCGGTCATCGAGACGGGCCGCATCCAACCGGACACCGATCAGCCACGCACCGAGTTCGATCCCGAGGCGCTCGAGCGGCTGGCCGAGTCGCTTAAGACTCGCGGCCAGCTCCAGCCCATCCAGGTGCGTTGGGACGAGGGCAGGGGGGCTTACGTAATCATACTCGGGGAGCGCCGCTGGAGGGCCGCCCAGCTCGCCGGCCTGGCGACCATACGGGCCGTGATCCGCGATGGCACCCTCGGCGACAAGGAGAAGCTCGCCCTCCAACTCGTGGAGAATTGCCTGCGCGAGGACCTCTCGCCGATGGAGCAGGCCCGCGCGTTCCGGTCGCTGATGGACCGTCAGGGTTGGACCCAGGAGAAGCTGTCCGAGGAGTTGGCCGTCTCGCGCACCGCGATCGTTCGCGCGCTTTCGCTCCTGAAGCTCCCGGCCGAGATCCAGGATCGGGTGGAGCAGGGGGGGCTGGCGCCCTCGGCCGCGCACGAGATCGCCAAGCTCGAGGATCCGACCGAGCAAGTCCGCCTCGCCGAGGAGACCGTCCGCCAGGGGCTTGGCCAGAAGGATCTCGCCGCCCGTGTCAAGCGAACCCCGAAGGGCAAGCCGAAGGCACCGAAGGTCCCCGTCCGGGTCGTGCTCAAGGCCCAGGGGTTCCGCGTCGAGGTGAGCCGCAAGGCGGGCGTCCCGAGCGAGGCAATCGAGCCGTTGCTGCTTGCCCTGCTCGATCAGCTCCGGGTGGGCAAGGCGGGCGAGGACCAAGAGGCCGCGTGA